One stretch of Planococcus sp. PAMC 21323 DNA includes these proteins:
- a CDS encoding YybS family protein: MQNQQTRQLTNGAMMATVFTVLLAISVYVPVLSIVSTLVLALPIAWYSAKYPWKASALFAAVCLILAFIIGGLFSLPLALIHVPLGLVIGISIYYKKSKLFMFMGASLVLLMSLMVQYMASILLFGINVLEEFSASFDQSYEQTGVMMEKLGASEASIADYNELVSQLQFSFETLLPVLLVLGVFAVVWVLLLILLPILKRFGIMAPKFPPFRNMKLPKSVLWYYLIVLLVSLLSEFEPGTMAYMIFINATVLLQFLLFLQGVSFYHYYIHQEGWPKWVTVLVTVLAFPLQSFTSIVGIVDLGFDIRGWVKRAHEFKGK, translated from the coding sequence ATGCAAAATCAACAAACGCGACAACTTACAAACGGTGCGATGATGGCCACGGTATTTACCGTGCTGCTAGCCATTTCAGTTTACGTACCTGTTTTAAGTATAGTAAGTACGTTAGTTTTGGCATTGCCAATTGCTTGGTACAGTGCGAAATATCCTTGGAAAGCTTCTGCGCTTTTCGCAGCAGTCTGCCTGATACTAGCTTTTATCATTGGTGGCCTTTTTTCATTACCGTTAGCCTTAATCCACGTACCGCTAGGGTTGGTAATCGGTATTTCGATTTATTATAAGAAGAGTAAATTATTTATGTTCATGGGTGCGAGTTTAGTCCTGCTGATGTCATTAATGGTTCAATATATGGCTTCAATTTTACTGTTTGGCATCAATGTGTTAGAAGAGTTTTCTGCAAGCTTTGATCAATCTTATGAACAAACGGGTGTCATGATGGAAAAGCTAGGAGCTTCTGAAGCTTCTATAGCAGATTATAATGAACTGGTTTCGCAATTGCAGTTTTCATTTGAAACCTTATTGCCCGTGTTACTCGTATTAGGCGTTTTTGCAGTTGTGTGGGTGTTATTACTGATTCTCCTGCCAATCTTGAAACGCTTTGGGATTATGGCTCCTAAGTTTCCACCTTTTCGGAACATGAAATTGCCGAAATCTGTTTTATGGTATTATTTAATCGTGTTGCTTGTTTCGTTATTATCAGAGTTTGAACCTGGTACAATGGCGTACATGATTTTCATCAATGCCACCGTGTTGCTCCAATTCCTCTTGTTTTTGCAGGGTGTTTCTTTTTACCACTACTACATTCACCAAGAAGGCTGGCCAAAGTGGGTGACAGTGCTAGTTACTGTATTGGCATTTCCTTTGCAGTCATTCACGAGTATTGTCGGAATCGTAGATCTTGGATTTGATATCCGTGGTTGGGTCAAACGAGCACACGAGTTTAAAGGAAAATAA
- the rpsR gene encoding 30S ribosomal protein S18 has product MAPRRGGKKRKKVCYFTSNNITHIDYKDTDLLKKFISERGKILPRRVTGTSAKWQRKLTIAIKRSRIMALLPFVAEER; this is encoded by the coding sequence ATGGCACCACGTCGCGGAGGAAAAAAACGGAAAAAGGTTTGTTACTTCACTTCCAACAACATCACGCACATTGACTATAAAGATACTGATCTTTTGAAGAAATTTATTTCTGAAAGAGGGAAAATCTTGCCACGTCGTGTTACAGGCACTAGCGCTAAATGGCAACGTAAGTTGACAATCGCTATTAAACGCTCACGTATCATGGCACTTCTACCGTTTGTTGCGGAAGAAAGATAA
- the ssb gene encoding single-stranded DNA-binding protein, with product MINRVVLVGRLTKDPDLRYTPSGAAVARFTLAVNRTFSNAQGEREADFINCTVWRKQAENTANFLKKGSLAGVEGRIQTGSYEGQDGKRVYTTEVVADSVQFLEPKNANANTDRSQGQQPSYQQNQSPSPSQQNHTRVDEDPFSSGSGPIEVSDDDLPF from the coding sequence ATGATTAACCGAGTTGTTTTAGTCGGAAGACTGACAAAAGATCCAGACCTTCGTTACACACCAAGCGGCGCGGCAGTTGCTCGTTTTACACTTGCTGTAAACCGGACATTCTCAAACGCTCAAGGTGAACGCGAAGCTGATTTCATTAATTGTACCGTTTGGCGCAAACAAGCTGAAAATACAGCGAATTTCCTGAAAAAAGGAAGCTTAGCTGGTGTTGAAGGCCGTATCCAAACAGGTAGCTACGAGGGACAAGACGGGAAACGCGTCTATACAACAGAAGTAGTGGCAGATAGTGTTCAATTTCTTGAGCCAAAAAATGCTAATGCTAATACGGACCGTTCACAAGGACAGCAGCCTTCGTATCAACAGAACCAATCACCGAGCCCAAGTCAGCAAAACCATACTCGTGTAGATGAAGATCCATTCTCAAGTGGTAGCGGCCCGATAGAAGTATCGGATGACGATTTACCGTTCTAA
- the rpsF gene encoding 30S ribosomal protein S6, whose amino-acid sequence MREYELMYIIQPAIEEEAKKTLVERFNDILTSNGAEIIESKEWGKRRLAYEINDLREGFYQIVKVNAGSEAINEYTRLANINEDIIRHIAVRKDA is encoded by the coding sequence ATGAGAGAATATGAATTAATGTATATCATTCAGCCTGCAATTGAAGAGGAAGCGAAGAAAACTCTAGTAGAGCGTTTCAACGACATCCTTACTTCTAACGGAGCTGAAATCATCGAGTCGAAAGAGTGGGGTAAACGTCGTTTAGCTTATGAAATCAACGACTTACGTGAAGGTTTCTACCAGATCGTAAAAGTAAACGCTGGTTCTGAAGCTATCAACGAATACACACGTCTTGCGAACATTAACGAAGACATTATTCGTCATATCGCTGTACGCAAAGACGCGTAA
- a CDS encoding DUF3267 domain-containing protein, with translation MSPSRIIELEMEKIAPQALWFNAALLVAFAALYHFFNEPLAFGFSLIGISLFFTGYLLLIVLHELFHLIGFVIFGKVPISSLNYGVNLKLGIAYATTNKPVQNPAMRKALLLPFWTTAFIPTVLGFWVDSQVLVFLGAMLTAGAFGDFVMYKELRKEKNAAWILDDPSLPRLHVYDHYPDHESTD, from the coding sequence ATGAGCCCCTCTCGAATCATTGAATTAGAAATGGAGAAAATAGCACCTCAAGCGCTTTGGTTTAATGCTGCTTTACTCGTTGCATTCGCTGCTCTTTATCATTTTTTTAACGAGCCGCTAGCGTTTGGCTTTTCTTTAATTGGCATTTCTTTGTTTTTCACCGGCTATCTTTTGCTAATCGTTTTACATGAACTGTTTCATTTAATAGGCTTTGTGATATTCGGAAAAGTGCCGATTTCTTCATTGAATTACGGTGTAAACTTGAAACTTGGTATCGCCTATGCCACTACCAATAAACCTGTACAAAACCCCGCCATGCGCAAAGCGCTCCTATTACCTTTTTGGACAACCGCTTTTATCCCTACCGTGTTAGGGTTTTGGGTCGATAGCCAAGTCCTCGTTTTTTTAGGAGCTATGCTGACCGCAGGTGCTTTTGGCGACTTTGTTATGTATAAAGAATTGCGCAAAGAAAAAAACGCGGCATGGATCCTCGATGATCCTTCGCTGCCGCGTCTTCATGTTTATGATCACTATCCTGATCATGAAAGCACTGATTAA
- a CDS encoding gamma-glutamylcyclotransferase family protein — MLLFVYGTLKQGGKYHCYLEEAELVEERAMAKGSLYDTEMGYPAMVLASEGQVEGEIYNVPEVLWPALDYLEDYSGNPEIDLYDKKKIQVKVDGKVVETLAYLAKDKNLLKTPIPTGKWEVSYSAV, encoded by the coding sequence ATGTTGTTATTTGTATACGGAACGCTAAAACAAGGCGGGAAGTATCACTGTTACTTGGAAGAAGCTGAATTAGTGGAAGAACGGGCAATGGCAAAAGGATCTTTATATGACACTGAAATGGGCTATCCAGCAATGGTTTTAGCTAGTGAAGGTCAAGTTGAAGGAGAAATATATAATGTTCCCGAAGTATTATGGCCAGCTCTAGATTATTTGGAAGACTACTCAGGAAATCCTGAAATAGATTTATACGATAAGAAGAAAATTCAAGTAAAAGTTGACGGCAAAGTTGTCGAAACACTTGCGTATCTTGCAAAAGATAAAAATTTATTGAAAACACCAATCCCGACAGGAAAATGGGAAGTAAGCTATTCAGCGGTATAA
- the ychF gene encoding redox-regulated ATPase YchF — protein sequence MALTAGIVGLPNVGKSTLFNAITKAGAEAANYPFCTIDPNVGIVEVPDERLDKLTELVEPKKTVPTAFEFTDIAGIVEGASKGEGLGNKFLSHIREVDAICQVVRCFADDNITHVTGKVDPISDIEVINLELILADMESIEKRIARAAKLVKQKDKDAVAEEPVLMKLREAFENGQLARSIEFTEDELKIAKGLNLLTIKPMLYVANVAEDEIADADNNEYVQTVRDFAAKDNADVIVICAKIEEEMAELEDEEKAMFLEELGIKESGLDLLVKASYSLLGLATYFTAGVQEVRAWTFKKGMKAPQCAGVIHSDFERGFIRAETVAYDDLVEIGSMAAAKEAGKVRQEGKEYIVKDGDVMLFRFNV from the coding sequence ATGGCATTAACTGCAGGGATTGTAGGATTACCAAACGTGGGGAAATCCACATTATTTAATGCAATAACTAAAGCGGGTGCAGAAGCGGCAAACTACCCGTTCTGTACAATAGATCCAAACGTTGGAATTGTTGAAGTTCCAGATGAGCGTCTTGATAAATTGACAGAATTAGTGGAACCGAAAAAAACCGTTCCGACTGCTTTTGAATTTACGGACATTGCTGGAATTGTAGAAGGCGCGAGTAAAGGCGAAGGATTAGGAAATAAATTCTTGTCTCATATTCGTGAAGTTGACGCAATTTGCCAAGTGGTTCGTTGTTTCGCTGATGACAACATTACGCATGTAACGGGTAAAGTAGATCCGATTTCTGATATTGAAGTTATTAACTTAGAGTTAATTTTAGCTGATATGGAAAGTATCGAAAAACGCATTGCGCGTGCAGCGAAATTAGTAAAGCAAAAAGATAAAGACGCTGTTGCAGAAGAGCCAGTACTAATGAAATTGCGTGAAGCCTTTGAAAATGGTCAATTGGCACGTTCAATTGAATTTACAGAAGATGAATTGAAGATTGCAAAAGGCTTGAACTTATTGACGATCAAACCAATGCTTTACGTAGCAAACGTTGCTGAAGATGAAATTGCAGATGCAGACAACAACGAATACGTTCAAACGGTTCGTGATTTCGCTGCGAAAGACAATGCAGACGTTATCGTCATCTGTGCGAAAATCGAAGAAGAAATGGCTGAACTAGAAGACGAGGAAAAAGCAATGTTCCTTGAAGAACTAGGGATTAAAGAGTCTGGATTAGACTTATTGGTTAAAGCTTCGTACAGCTTGCTTGGACTAGCAACATACTTCACAGCGGGCGTTCAAGAAGTACGTGCATGGACATTTAAAAAAGGCATGAAAGCACCACAATGTGCCGGCGTTATTCACTCTGACTTTGAACGCGGATTTATCCGTGCTGAAACAGTTGCCTACGATGATTTGGTCGAAATTGGATCAATGGCAGCAGCAAAAGAAGCAGGAAAAGTACGTCAAGAAGGTAAAGAATACATCGTCAAAGACGGCGACGTAATGCTATTTAGATTTAACGTCTAA
- a CDS encoding DUF951 domain-containing protein codes for MEMKDFGLNDIVEMKKGHPCGANAWKIIRMGADVRIKCEGCQHSVMLPRMEFNKKMKKILVKAERE; via the coding sequence ATGGAAATGAAGGATTTTGGGCTGAATGACATAGTGGAAATGAAAAAAGGTCATCCTTGCGGAGCAAATGCATGGAAAATTATCCGCATGGGAGCAGACGTCCGAATAAAATGCGAAGGTTGTCAACATAGTGTAATGCTACCTCGTATGGAATTTAATAAAAAGATGAAAAAGATTTTAGTGAAAGCCGAAAGAGAATGA
- a CDS encoding mechanosensitive ion channel family protein has product MNVEKIMQRILTILSDEAMWVGLFVVFLKVILITVAAIVLVKVLRMLIRKTFSVRIRGPLVYNERRQQTLSKLLSNVVAYVVYFIAVVSILATFTIDITGLIAGAGVLGLAVGFGAQNLVRDVITGFFIIFEDQFSVGDYVRIAAAEGTVEEIGLRTTKVKAWTGELFIFPNGNIQDVVNFSVHNSIAVVDINISYESDIKRVEELIMVFLGGLQERYEQIIKPAELLGVQNLTTTEVVMRITAETMPMQHFAVAREIRRDLKDFLDQRGVEVPYPRMVMVQRSPGESNITKNAKNE; this is encoded by the coding sequence GTGAATGTTGAAAAAATAATGCAACGCATTTTAACGATTCTGTCAGATGAAGCCATGTGGGTAGGTTTGTTCGTTGTGTTTTTGAAAGTGATTTTGATTACAGTAGCTGCAATTGTGTTGGTAAAAGTATTGCGCATGCTGATACGTAAAACTTTTTCTGTCCGCATTAGAGGTCCGCTTGTTTACAATGAGCGAAGACAGCAAACTTTATCGAAATTATTATCCAATGTCGTAGCCTATGTCGTTTACTTTATAGCAGTTGTTTCTATATTGGCGACTTTTACAATCGACATTACAGGGCTTATTGCAGGTGCAGGGGTTTTAGGCTTAGCAGTAGGGTTCGGTGCACAAAATTTGGTGCGCGATGTCATTACAGGCTTTTTTATTATTTTTGAAGATCAGTTTTCTGTAGGGGATTATGTGCGTATTGCAGCTGCTGAAGGAACTGTTGAAGAAATTGGATTGCGAACAACAAAGGTGAAGGCGTGGACCGGTGAATTGTTTATTTTTCCGAATGGCAATATTCAGGATGTCGTGAATTTTTCAGTTCATAATTCGATTGCTGTTGTGGACATTAATATTTCATATGAGTCGGATATTAAACGCGTCGAAGAATTAATTATGGTATTTCTAGGGGGCTTGCAGGAGCGATACGAACAAATTATCAAACCGGCAGAATTACTAGGCGTACAAAACTTAACGACGACTGAAGTGGTTATGCGAATTACAGCGGAAACCATGCCGATGCAGCATTTTGCTGTAGCACGAGAGATACGCCGTGATTTAAAAGATTTCTTGGATCAACGAGGAGTCGAAGTTCCATATCCACGTATGGTGATGGTTCAGCGGTCTCCTGGAGAATCTAATATAACCAAAAATGCTAAAAATGAATAA
- a CDS encoding DUF554 domain-containing protein: MVLLGTLINAVLIIVGTILGRALRNISEKMKETVMYVIGLSVIVLGLDMGLGSQNFVIVIISLVLGTVIGEWANLEGKLNDFGHWIERMLGTKESKGSLAQGFVTATLIFVIGAMGIIGAMESGLSNEHGVLISKGIIDGFTSIILASTLGFGVMLAAIPVFVYQGLIALFATQISILIPAEALEMFILEMSATGGIMIVAIGLNLMGITKIRVANLLPGIVVVGIVVSVIYNFNLM; the protein is encoded by the coding sequence ATGGTTCTCTTAGGTACATTGATAAATGCTGTTTTAATTATAGTGGGAACCATACTTGGAAGAGCTCTTCGTAATATTTCTGAAAAAATGAAAGAAACGGTTATGTATGTAATCGGCTTATCGGTAATTGTGCTAGGGCTAGATATGGGGTTAGGAAGTCAAAATTTTGTGATTGTTATTATCAGTTTAGTGCTAGGTACAGTCATTGGCGAGTGGGCAAATCTAGAAGGAAAGTTAAATGACTTTGGTCACTGGATTGAACGTATGCTTGGAACAAAAGAAAGTAAAGGTAGCTTAGCTCAAGGTTTTGTAACTGCGACCTTAATATTTGTCATCGGTGCGATGGGTATTATCGGAGCAATGGAAAGTGGTCTTAGTAACGAGCATGGCGTCTTGATCTCTAAAGGGATTATTGATGGATTTACTTCTATAATTTTAGCGTCTACACTTGGGTTTGGTGTAATGCTAGCAGCGATTCCTGTATTTGTTTATCAAGGATTGATTGCGTTATTTGCGACTCAAATCAGCATATTAATCCCAGCTGAAGCGTTGGAGATGTTTATTTTAGAAATGAGCGCAACCGGTGGCATCATGATCGTTGCAATCGGGTTGAATTTGATGGGGATAACGAAAATTAGAGTGGCTAATTTATTGCCAGGAATAGTAGTTGTAGGGATAGTTGTCTCGGTTATATATAACTTTAATTTGATGTAA
- a CDS encoding ParB/RepB/Spo0J family partition protein, translating into MAKGLGKGINALFPGETISDTDKVNQINVGEIQANPYQPRKIFDQVALEELAESIKEHGILQPIVVRKAGEKYEIVVGERRFRAAKLVKLKKVPAIVKELSDQQMMELAILENLQREDLTPIEEAEAYQKLMEALNLTQEQLAFRLGKSRPHIANHIRLLALPEAVRKLISDKELSMGHGRTLLGLRSKKLIPETAEKVVKESLNVRQLENLVQRLNENVPRETLEKKKDIFIEEKQSELRDRFGTKVQIKKNKNKGKIEIEFFSEDDLERILELLS; encoded by the coding sequence ATGGCTAAAGGATTAGGAAAAGGTATTAATGCCTTGTTTCCAGGAGAAACAATTAGTGATACTGACAAAGTAAATCAAATCAATGTTGGCGAAATCCAAGCCAATCCATATCAACCACGAAAAATATTTGATCAAGTAGCTTTAGAGGAATTGGCAGAGTCTATTAAGGAACATGGAATCTTGCAGCCAATTGTCGTTAGAAAAGCAGGCGAAAAGTATGAAATAGTGGTTGGAGAACGTCGTTTCCGTGCAGCAAAATTAGTGAAGTTGAAAAAAGTTCCAGCAATCGTAAAAGAATTATCAGATCAACAAATGATGGAACTTGCTATATTAGAAAACCTTCAACGTGAAGATTTAACGCCGATTGAAGAAGCAGAAGCCTATCAGAAATTAATGGAAGCGTTGAACTTAACTCAAGAACAATTAGCTTTTCGTTTAGGGAAAAGTCGTCCACATATTGCAAATCACATCCGACTTTTAGCATTACCAGAAGCTGTCCGCAAACTTATTTCTGACAAGGAATTGTCGATGGGGCACGGGCGTACTTTACTTGGCTTAAGAAGCAAAAAACTTATTCCGGAAACTGCTGAAAAAGTAGTGAAAGAAAGTCTGAATGTGCGTCAATTGGAAAATTTAGTGCAACGTTTAAATGAGAATGTTCCACGTGAAACACTAGAGAAAAAGAAAGATATTTTTATAGAAGAAAAACAATCAGAATTACGAGATCGTTTCGGTACAAAAGTACAAATTAAGAAAAACAAGAACAAAGGGAAAATAGAAATCGAGTTTTTCTCAGAAGATGATTTAGAACGAATTTTAGAATTATTAAGCTGA
- a CDS encoding ParA family protein produces the protein MGRTIAIANQKGGVGKTTSSVNLSACLAYLGKKVLLIDIDPQGNATSGVGVNKGDVEKCIYEVLIDDIAVKDTIMETKVENLHVVPATISLAGAEIELVSTISREARLKNALAEVKDMYDYIIIDCPPSLGLLTLNSLTASDAIIIPVQCEYYALEGLSQLLSTIRLVQKHLNHDLMIDGVLLTMLDARTNLGVQVIEEVKKYFQDKVYKTIIPRNVRLSEAPSHGEPIIIYDPKSRGAEVYLELAKEVIGNG, from the coding sequence GTGGGGAGAACTATTGCGATCGCCAATCAAAAGGGCGGCGTAGGAAAAACAACGTCTTCAGTGAACTTAAGTGCCTGCCTTGCTTATTTAGGCAAAAAAGTTCTATTAATAGATATCGATCCTCAAGGAAATGCGACGAGTGGAGTAGGCGTCAACAAAGGGGACGTCGAAAAATGTATTTATGAAGTTTTAATCGACGACATTGCTGTAAAAGATACCATAATGGAAACAAAAGTAGAAAATTTGCATGTAGTGCCTGCAACTATTTCTTTAGCTGGAGCTGAAATCGAGTTAGTTTCAACAATATCAAGAGAAGCTCGCTTAAAAAATGCATTAGCAGAAGTCAAAGATATGTACGATTACATAATCATTGATTGTCCGCCATCATTAGGGTTACTGACTTTAAATTCATTGACAGCTTCTGATGCCATTATTATTCCAGTACAATGTGAATATTATGCATTAGAGGGACTAAGCCAACTATTAAGTACGATTCGTTTAGTGCAAAAACACTTAAACCACGATTTAATGATTGACGGTGTTTTGCTGACGATGCTAGACGCACGTACAAATTTAGGCGTGCAAGTAATTGAAGAAGTGAAAAAGTATTTTCAAGATAAGGTATATAAAACGATTATTCCAAGAAACGTAAGATTAAGCGAAGCACCGAGTCATGGAGAGCCAATTATTATTTATGATCCGAAATCCAGAGGCGCAGAAGTGTATTTAGAATTGGCAAAGGAAGTGATTGGTAATGGCTAA
- the noc gene encoding nucleoid occlusion protein — translation MKSPFSRFFGGGDKANDTAKKETAEHQASEQVIKLPLDKIHANKYQPRTIFDEEKIEELARTIHVHGVIQPIVVRNSGNEGEYEIIAGERRFRAMKSLEWTEVPAIIRNLSDKETASIALIENLQREELTSIEEAHAYRNLLDIQEITQEALAQRLGKGQSTVANKLRLLKLPEEIQTALLNRLLTERHARALLQVKDAEQQKKLFDETIEESLNVKQLEAKVIKLLSTEPKKPKARKKAFSRDMRIAMNTIKESLSMVSKSGIDLTTEEEEHEEYYQITVKIPKKK, via the coding sequence ATGAAAAGTCCTTTTTCTCGTTTCTTTGGAGGCGGAGATAAAGCAAATGATACAGCAAAGAAGGAAACAGCAGAACATCAGGCGTCAGAACAAGTCATTAAACTGCCGCTCGATAAAATACATGCAAACAAATATCAACCGAGAACAATTTTTGATGAAGAAAAAATCGAAGAACTTGCCCGGACGATTCATGTTCATGGGGTCATTCAACCGATTGTAGTCAGAAACTCTGGAAATGAAGGCGAATATGAAATCATTGCCGGTGAACGACGTTTTCGTGCAATGAAATCGCTCGAATGGACAGAAGTACCGGCTATTATTCGTAACTTGAGCGATAAAGAAACAGCATCTATCGCTTTAATCGAAAATCTTCAACGTGAAGAACTTACTTCAATAGAAGAAGCACATGCTTATCGTAACTTGCTAGATATACAAGAAATTACGCAAGAAGCTTTAGCACAACGCCTGGGTAAAGGTCAGTCGACAGTCGCGAACAAACTACGTTTGTTAAAATTGCCTGAAGAAATTCAGACAGCGCTACTTAATCGATTGTTAACAGAGCGGCATGCAAGAGCATTATTGCAAGTAAAAGACGCAGAGCAACAAAAGAAATTGTTTGATGAAACCATTGAAGAAAGTTTAAATGTAAAGCAGCTAGAAGCGAAAGTGATCAAATTACTTTCAACAGAACCTAAAAAGCCAAAAGCACGAAAAAAAGCCTTTAGCAGAGATATGCGCATTGCGATGAACACGATTAAAGAATCTTTAAGTATGGTTTCTAAAAGTGGCATTGATTTGACGACAGAAGAAGAAGAACACGAAGAATACTACCAAATCACAGTGAAAATTCCGAAGAAAAAATAA
- the rsmG gene encoding 16S rRNA (guanine(527)-N(7))-methyltransferase RsmG, which yields MNEQQFKDALNEKGIVLTEKQLEQFRIYHKELVEWNDKMNLTAITEQSAVYLKHFYDSITAAFYLDFTKPMKICDVGAGAGFPSIPLKICFPHIEVTIVDSLNKRIQFLQHLSGELGLSKVQFIHSRAEDFGQSAHRESYDVVTARAVARLSVLAELCVPLVKKGGVFAAMKAATASDELDDAEKALQKLGVKLEAVHSFLLPVEESERYIQVFKKFKETPKKYPRKAGVPNKSPIA from the coding sequence TTGAATGAACAACAGTTTAAAGATGCCCTCAATGAAAAAGGGATTGTCTTAACCGAAAAACAACTCGAGCAATTCCGAATCTATCATAAGGAATTAGTTGAATGGAACGACAAGATGAACCTGACGGCAATTACAGAACAATCGGCTGTGTATTTAAAGCATTTTTATGACTCTATTACTGCGGCATTTTACTTAGATTTCACAAAACCGATGAAAATTTGTGATGTAGGTGCCGGTGCAGGATTCCCCAGTATCCCACTAAAAATCTGTTTTCCCCATATTGAGGTTACGATAGTGGACTCTTTGAACAAACGCATTCAATTTTTGCAGCACTTGAGTGGTGAACTTGGACTTTCTAAAGTTCAATTTATACATTCTAGAGCAGAAGACTTTGGACAATCTGCTCATCGTGAAAGCTATGACGTCGTAACGGCCCGTGCAGTAGCACGGTTATCGGTACTAGCTGAATTATGTGTGCCACTTGTTAAAAAGGGCGGGGTCTTTGCAGCGATGAAAGCAGCAACGGCTTCAGATGAATTAGATGATGCAGAAAAAGCATTACAAAAACTAGGTGTAAAGCTAGAAGCCGTTCACTCTTTCTTACTACCGGTAGAAGAAAGCGAGCGTTATATTCAGGTATTTAAAAAGTTTAAAGAAACACCAAAGAAATATCCACGGAAAGCTGGAGTTCCAAACAAGTCACCAATCGCTTAA